The Dokdonia donghaensis DSW-1 DNA window ATAGAGCGTGGTGAAAATGCCTTTAAGGAAACAAGCGAACTAGGTTTTGGTATTCTCTTTGCAGATGGTCATACAGAAAAGCAAATGTTACCACATATACAGTATCAAGATAAGACCATCGTTTTTATGGCAGATCTTGTACCTACATTAGGTCATTTACCCGTACCTTATGTGACTGGTTATGATACACGCCCACTTCTATCTATAGATGAAAAAGAACGATTTTTGAAACAAGCGGCAGATAATAATTATTATCTCTGGCTAGAACACGATGCTCACAATGAGCTTGTTACTGTACAACATACCGAAAAAGGTGTGCGTGCAAAAGATATTTTTACCTTTAATGAACTATTTAATTAATAATATGAAGATTCAAACTACAAAATCCTTTCTTCTTGCAGCTACTGCTGCAGCTTTTCTAACAGCCTGTGACACGCCTAGCGCACTCGTTACAGTACCGGTAGAAAATGTAGATAGCAACCCTCTTAAAGTAGCTGCCCTTACAGATGCTCAAGAAAAAGCGTGGAGCTATGCAGACCTTAAAACAGACACCATACCTGGTATGAGTGTAAATCGCACCTATGAAGAAATCATACCTAATAAAACTGGACAGCAAGTTATTGTTGCTGTTATAGATTCTGGTATAGACATAGAGCACGAAGATTTAAAAAATAAAATCTGGACAAACCCTAACGAGATACCGGGCAATGGTAAAGATGATGATAACAACGGGTATGTAGATGATATACACGGATGGAATTTTCTAGGTGATGTAAATGCAGAGCAGCTAGAGTTTGTACGTATTATAAAAAGATACGAGAGCCAGTTTGAAGGTAAAACACTTGCATCTATACCAGCAAACCAAAGAGAAATCTTCCAACAGTATCAAAAAGCAAAAGGCGAGTATGATACAAAAGTAACAGAGGCACAAGCAAATAAAACACGTTACGAGCAAATTTTAGGGCAACTTAAAACATCGCACGCAGCTGTAAAAGCAAAGCTGGGTAAAGAAGAGTATACTGCGGCAGATCTTAAAGCCATTGCAAACCCTACGGCAGAGATGCAGCAGCACGTTGCGTTCTTAACACAGATGTTGAGCTATGCAGACTCTATACCTGAGTTTATTAAAAATATAAGTGATGGTGTAGACTACTTTACAAATCAGCTCGAGGCAAACTACAACAAAACAGCAGATTTTAGAAAAGTACTAGGTGATGATCC harbors:
- a CDS encoding S8 family peptidase codes for the protein MNYLINNMKIQTTKSFLLAATAAAFLTACDTPSALVTVPVENVDSNPLKVAALTDAQEKAWSYADLKTDTIPGMSVNRTYEEIIPNKTGQQVIVAVIDSGIDIEHEDLKNKIWTNPNEIPGNGKDDDNNGYVDDIHGWNFLGDVNAEQLEFVRIIKRYESQFEGKTLASIPANQREIFQQYQKAKGEYDTKVTEAQANKTRYEQILGQLKTSHAAVKAKLGKEEYTAADLKAIANPTAEMQQHVAFLTQMLSYADSIPEFIKNISDGVDYFTNQLEANYNKTADFRKVLGDDPYDITDINYGNNNVYGPEPDGAKHGTHVAGIIAAERDNGKGINGVANKNIKIMALRAVPDGDEYDKDIALAIRYAVDNGAKVINTSFGKYYSQNPEWVYDAIKYAAKKDVLIVNAAGNEGISLDDPANRVYPNDQIDNVNEMSETFLTVGALNLKYGGELVASFSNYGKSQVDVFAPGVRIYSTTPEDTYEFLQGTSMASPNTAGVAAMLRSYYPKLSAANIKNIIMASGLATGTQVILGGDETKKARFSDISKSGEMVNMYNAFKLAELQK